The following are from one region of the Nostoc cf. commune SO-36 genome:
- the rodA gene encoding rod shape-determining protein RodA, producing MLLKRSLPKIRWKSWVKPWQNVDWLLFCLPIAVSIFGGIMILSTELKQPVTDWWWHWMVAGIGVLIALFLSRIRYEVLMQWHWITYALTNFSLIAVMIAGTSAKGAQRWIPIAGFNVQPSEFAKVGMIITLAALLHRRTASTLEGVFRVLAITAIPWGLIFLQPDLATSMVFGAIVLGMLYWANANPGWLILMISPVVAAILFSISWPLSEPIILFKELSFGPLGLIWSVAMAIVGWQTLPWRRFGFGAIGAWTFNILGGELGVFAWSHILKEYQKDRLTVFMNPDHDPLGAGYHLIQSRIAIGAGEIWGWGLFKGPMTQLNFVPEQHTDFIFSAVGEEFGFIGCLLVLFVFCLICLRLLHIAQTAKDNFGSLLAIGVLSMIVFQVIVNVGMTVGLAPVAGIPLPWMSYGRSAMLTNFIALGIVESVANFRQRQKYY from the coding sequence ATGTTATTAAAACGATCGCTCCCCAAAATTCGCTGGAAGTCTTGGGTTAAGCCTTGGCAGAATGTAGATTGGCTACTATTTTGTTTGCCAATTGCTGTCAGTATCTTTGGCGGCATCATGATTCTCAGTACGGAACTGAAGCAGCCAGTAACTGACTGGTGGTGGCACTGGATGGTAGCGGGTATCGGCGTGCTTATAGCCCTGTTTTTATCTCGTATCCGTTATGAAGTTTTAATGCAGTGGCACTGGATAACTTATGCACTAACGAACTTCAGCTTAATCGCCGTGATGATTGCTGGTACTAGCGCCAAAGGGGCACAGAGGTGGATTCCTATTGCTGGTTTCAATGTCCAACCCTCTGAATTTGCCAAAGTCGGCATGATTATCACCTTAGCAGCTTTGCTACACAGGCGTACTGCTTCCACCCTTGAAGGTGTTTTCCGCGTTCTGGCGATCACCGCCATACCTTGGGGATTAATATTTTTGCAGCCAGATTTAGCAACATCAATGGTATTTGGTGCGATCGTCTTAGGAATGCTTTACTGGGCAAATGCTAACCCAGGTTGGTTAATTCTGATGATTTCTCCTGTGGTTGCGGCCATTTTGTTTAGTATATCTTGGCCTTTATCAGAGCCAATAATTTTATTCAAAGAACTATCTTTTGGCCCATTAGGGCTAATTTGGTCAGTTGCGATGGCTATTGTCGGCTGGCAAACTCTTCCGTGGCGTCGATTTGGTTTCGGTGCTATCGGTGCGTGGACTTTCAATATACTGGGTGGCGAATTAGGAGTTTTCGCCTGGAGCCATATTTTGAAAGAGTATCAAAAAGATCGGCTAACTGTATTCATGAACCCCGATCATGATCCCCTCGGTGCTGGGTATCACTTAATCCAATCTCGCATTGCGATTGGTGCTGGTGAAATTTGGGGATGGGGTCTGTTCAAGGGGCCAATGACGCAACTGAATTTCGTACCTGAACAGCATACAGACTTTATTTTCTCCGCAGTCGGGGAAGAATTCGGTTTTATTGGTTGTTTGCTTGTGCTGTTTGTCTTCTGCTTAATTTGCTTGCGTCTACTGCATATTGCCCAAACCGCCAAAGATAACTTTGGTTCCTTGTTGGCTATTGGCGTTTTGTCCATGATCGTGTTTCAGGTGATTGTGAACGTTGGCATGACTGTCGGTTTAGCACCTGTGGCAGGAATTCCCCTACCTTGGATGAGTTATGGGCGTTCTGCGATGCTGACTAACTTCATTGCCTTGGGAATAGTAGAATCGGTAGCAAATTTTCGACAAAGGCAGAAGTATTATTGA
- a CDS encoding Mrp/NBP35 family ATP-binding protein translates to MYDVLDSRSVLEVLRPVEDPELRKSLVELNMIRNVKIDGGRVSFTLVLTTPACPLREFIVEDCKKAVKKLPGVTDVSIEVTAETPQQKSLPDRTGISGVKNIIAVSSGKGGVGKSTVAVNVAVALAQTGAKVGLLDADIYGPNDPTMLGLADAQIVVRSTETGDILEPAFNHGVKLVSMGFLIDRDQPVIWRGPMLNGVIRQFLYQVEWGELDYLIVDMPPGTGDAQLTLTQAVPMAGAVIVTTPQNVALLDSRKGLRMFQQMNVPVLGIVENMSYFIPPDQPDKQYDIFGSGGGSKTSTELGVPLLGCVPLEISTRVGGDSGVPIVVGDPDSASAKALTAIALNIAGKVSVAALT, encoded by the coding sequence ATGTACGATGTTCTCGATTCTCGCTCTGTGTTAGAAGTCTTGCGACCAGTGGAAGACCCAGAACTCCGCAAAAGTCTGGTGGAACTGAATATGATTCGCAACGTGAAAATTGACGGTGGCAGAGTTAGTTTCACTTTGGTGTTAACCACTCCTGCCTGTCCTTTACGTGAATTTATCGTTGAAGACTGTAAGAAAGCTGTCAAAAAACTCCCAGGCGTTACAGATGTCAGCATAGAAGTGACGGCAGAAACACCGCAACAAAAAAGTTTACCTGACCGCACTGGCATTTCTGGGGTGAAAAATATCATTGCTGTTTCCAGTGGCAAAGGTGGCGTTGGTAAAAGTACGGTGGCGGTGAATGTCGCAGTTGCTCTAGCTCAAACTGGGGCAAAAGTCGGTTTGCTAGATGCTGATATTTACGGCCCCAATGACCCTACCATGCTGGGTTTAGCCGATGCTCAAATTGTAGTACGTTCCACTGAAACAGGCGACATCTTAGAACCTGCTTTTAATCACGGTGTCAAATTAGTTTCAATGGGCTTTTTGATTGACCGAGATCAACCAGTAATTTGGCGGGGGCCTATGCTCAATGGTGTAATTCGTCAGTTTCTCTATCAAGTTGAATGGGGAGAACTGGATTATTTAATTGTAGATATGCCACCAGGAACCGGAGATGCTCAGTTAACTTTAACCCAAGCAGTGCCAATGGCAGGGGCAGTAATTGTCACCACGCCGCAAAATGTAGCTCTGTTAGATTCCCGTAAAGGATTGCGGATGTTCCAGCAGATGAATGTCCCAGTATTGGGGATCGTGGAAAATATGAGCTATTTTATACCTCCAGATCAACCAGATAAGCAGTATGACATCTTTGGTTCCGGTGGTGGTTCCAAAACATCTACTGAATTGGGAGTGCCACTCTTGGGGTGCGTACCCCTAGAGATTTCCACGCGAGTTGGTGGCGACAGTGGTGTACCGATAGTCGTTGGCGATCCAGATTCAGCTTCGGCAAAAGCATTAACAGCGATCGCTCTTAATATTGCTGGTAAAGTATCAGTTGCTGCTTTGACATAA
- a CDS encoding SRPBCC family protein: protein MQGWLSKFIHRKRRRFCASLVWTYREISSASVDELWQKVVDLTDVSWHPQLKSTNVPHGLVPKPGLIFQAVTRFSPIPIQIFVERVNPREMLSIRVLAIPGIEERVTYQVESTVCGTCLSYSVTLRGWLSPLIWSLSRPYADRVARALVEAVEKTALPAVSSKKKSLNDSCFDF from the coding sequence ATGCAAGGTTGGTTATCCAAATTCATCCACCGCAAACGTCGTCGGTTTTGCGCTTCTCTGGTGTGGACGTATCGAGAGATTAGCTCTGCTTCTGTAGATGAACTCTGGCAAAAAGTGGTTGACTTAACAGATGTTTCCTGGCATCCACAACTTAAGAGTACCAATGTCCCCCACGGATTAGTACCCAAACCAGGATTAATTTTTCAAGCCGTAACACGCTTTTCGCCGATTCCCATCCAGATTTTTGTAGAACGCGTCAATCCAAGAGAGATGCTGAGTATCCGAGTCTTGGCGATTCCTGGAATAGAGGAACGGGTGACATATCAAGTAGAGTCAACGGTTTGTGGTACTTGTTTGTCTTATTCTGTAACACTACGCGGATGGTTGTCGCCCTTAATTTGGTCTTTATCGCGTCCTTATGCAGACCGCGTTGCCCGGGCTTTAGTCGAGGCAGTAGAAAAGACGGCATTACCAGCGGTATCTAGTAAGAAAAAATCCCTTAATGATAGCTGTTTTGATTTTTAG
- the hemF gene encoding oxygen-dependent coproporphyrinogen oxidase yields the protein MLTNSQIPTVEAESSKSLPATDAQARVSQFMKQLQDEITDALAEVDGVGKFHEDSWERPEGGGGRSRVLRDGAIFEQAGVNFSEVWGSHLPASILAQRPEAAGHGFYATGTSMVLHPHNPYVPTVHLNYRYFEAGPVWWFGGGLDLTPYYPFAEDAAHLHKTLKQACDKHHPEYYSVFKPWCDEYFYLKHRDETRGVGGLFFDYQDGQGALYRGPNPNGEAAIYSNQVGTPATRNWEDLFAFVQDCGRAFLPAYVPIVERRNGIEYGDRQRNFQLYRRGRYVEFNLVYDRGTIFGLQTNGRTESILMSLPPLVRWEYGYKPEPNSPEAELYETFLKPQDWLNWTPPQ from the coding sequence ATGTTGACCAACTCGCAAATACCAACTGTAGAAGCAGAGTCATCCAAATCTTTGCCAGCAACTGACGCTCAGGCTAGGGTCAGTCAGTTTATGAAGCAACTGCAAGACGAAATTACGGACGCGTTGGCAGAAGTAGATGGTGTGGGTAAGTTTCATGAAGATAGTTGGGAACGCCCAGAGGGAGGGGGAGGGCGATCGCGCGTGCTACGTGATGGTGCAATATTTGAACAAGCAGGTGTAAATTTTTCTGAAGTTTGGGGTTCCCATTTGCCAGCTTCGATTTTAGCCCAACGCCCGGAAGCAGCAGGGCATGGCTTTTATGCTACAGGGACTTCAATGGTATTACATCCTCATAATCCTTATGTACCCACAGTTCATTTAAATTATCGCTATTTTGAAGCGGGGCCAGTGTGGTGGTTTGGTGGTGGTCTGGATTTGACACCTTATTACCCTTTTGCTGAAGATGCAGCACATTTACACAAAACATTGAAGCAGGCTTGTGACAAACACCACCCAGAATATTACTCAGTGTTTAAGCCGTGGTGTGATGAATATTTTTACCTGAAGCATCGTGATGAGACACGGGGTGTAGGTGGTCTATTCTTTGATTACCAAGATGGTCAGGGTGCTTTATATCGCGGGCCAAATCCCAATGGGGAAGCGGCTATTTATAGCAACCAAGTGGGAACACCAGCAACCCGCAATTGGGAAGATTTATTTGCCTTTGTGCAAGACTGTGGTCGAGCATTTTTACCAGCCTACGTACCAATTGTAGAACGGCGCAATGGGATAGAGTATGGCGATCGCCAACGAAATTTTCAACTTTACCGCCGGGGACGATATGTAGAATTTAACTTGGTTTATGACCGAGGCACTATTTTTGGTCTGCAAACCAACGGACGCACCGAATCAATTCTCATGTCTTTACCACCCTTAGTGCGCTGGGAATACGGCTATAAACCGGAACCCAATTCTCCCGAAGCTGAGTTGTATGAAACCTTCCTTAAGCCTCAAGATTGGCTCAATTGGACACCGCCTCAATAG
- a CDS encoding STAS domain-containing protein, producing MIHIDQKTYTTQDGNTVIVLTPAGRLDITTAWQFRLKLQECISKLSRHVVVNLAQVNFIDSSGLTSLVAGMRDADKVKGSFRICNVHPEAKLVFEVTMMDTVFEIFETEEEALEGVPRSIAS from the coding sequence GTGATTCATATAGACCAAAAAACTTATACAACTCAAGACGGAAACACCGTTATTGTCCTGACACCAGCAGGTCGTTTGGATATCACCACTGCTTGGCAATTTCGCCTGAAATTACAAGAGTGTATTTCCAAACTCAGTCGCCATGTAGTTGTAAATCTGGCTCAGGTAAATTTTATTGATAGTTCTGGTCTCACCTCTTTGGTAGCTGGAATGCGTGATGCTGATAAAGTCAAGGGCAGTTTCCGCATCTGCAATGTACATCCAGAAGCAAAACTCGTGTTTGAAGTGACAATGATGGATACTGTCTTTGAAATTTTTGAAACAGAAGAGGAAGCTTTAGAAGGTGTGCCTCGTAGCATTGCCAGTTAA
- a CDS encoding chromophore lyase CpcT/CpeT — MNFSPQLMALGEYLAGEFDNREQAIAEPIWYVHLRLWQRPVNLFTEDSITFFAEQANVINLDQAYRQRIIRLRQGSDSDAIVEVQYYMPQEPGILKGAGQNPVLLNRLTPEQLDLLPGCILTVTSEKLAGDRYKFTASPLPETRCSFTYLGNSVNVSLGFTATATEFHSYDKGIDPATGKATWGAIMGPYRYTKRNQY, encoded by the coding sequence ATGAACTTCTCGCCACAGTTAATGGCTTTAGGTGAGTACCTAGCTGGTGAATTTGATAATCGGGAACAAGCCATAGCCGAACCAATTTGGTATGTCCACCTGCGCCTGTGGCAAAGACCAGTTAATCTGTTTACAGAAGATAGCATCACCTTTTTTGCCGAACAGGCTAACGTTATTAACCTAGATCAAGCTTACCGTCAGCGAATTATCCGGTTGCGTCAGGGGAGCGACTCTGACGCAATCGTAGAAGTACAATATTATATGCCTCAAGAGCCAGGTATATTAAAAGGCGCAGGTCAAAACCCTGTTCTACTGAACAGATTGACACCCGAACAATTAGATTTACTACCAGGTTGTATACTAACAGTTACTTCAGAAAAACTAGCTGGCGATCGCTATAAATTTACCGCTAGCCCACTACCAGAAACCCGTTGCAGTTTTACTTATCTTGGTAATAGCGTGAATGTTTCATTGGGTTTTACAGCTACGGCGACAGAATTTCACAGCTACGACAAAGGAATTGATCCAGCAACAGGAAAAGCAACCTGGGGAGCGATTATGGGGCCTTATCGCTACACCAAGCGGAATCAGTATTAA
- the psb29 gene encoding photosystem II biogenesis protein Psp29, with protein MNNVRTVSDTKRTFYNLHTRPINTIYRRVVEELMVEMHLLSVNIDFSYNPIYALGVVTTFDRFMEGYQPERDQESIFNALCQAIETDPQHYRHDAQRLQAVAKGLPVKDLIGWLAQTTYLDRDTDLQAQLQAIANNPNFKYNRLFAIGVFSLLEQSDPELVKDEKQLTEALKAIAAGLHLSDDKLNKDLELYRSNLEKMAQALVVMADMLSADRKKREQRKQQSTTSVAPPSSNE; from the coding sequence GTGAATAACGTCCGTACTGTCTCTGATACAAAGCGAACTTTCTACAATCTCCACACCCGTCCGATCAACACTATTTATCGTCGGGTAGTGGAAGAATTGATGGTGGAAATGCATCTGCTGTCAGTAAATATCGATTTTAGCTACAATCCAATTTATGCCTTGGGTGTCGTCACTACTTTTGACCGTTTTATGGAAGGCTATCAACCAGAACGGGATCAAGAATCAATTTTTAACGCCTTATGTCAGGCTATAGAAACAGATCCGCAACACTATCGACACGATGCCCAAAGATTGCAAGCTGTAGCTAAAGGTTTGCCTGTTAAAGATTTAATTGGGTGGCTGGCCCAAACTACTTACTTAGATAGAGATACTGACTTGCAAGCACAACTGCAAGCGATCGCCAACAATCCTAACTTTAAATACAACCGTTTGTTCGCAATTGGTGTATTTTCGTTATTAGAACAGTCAGATCCGGAATTAGTCAAAGATGAAAAGCAACTCACTGAGGCGCTAAAAGCGATCGCTGCTGGCTTGCACCTGTCCGATGACAAACTCAACAAGGATTTGGAATTATACCGTTCTAACCTAGAGAAGATGGCGCAAGCGTTGGTAGTGATGGCAGATATGCTCTCAGCCGATCGCAAAAAACGCGAACAACGTAAACAACAATCAACTACCTCAGTTGCTCCTCCAAGTTCTAACGAATAG
- a CDS encoding phage holin family protein, which translates to MNIVTLLIVWLVTAISLLIISKLPLGVEIDTPGKAFLSAAVLGIVTAIVRPILRLVFAVPNLLTLDLLSGIFTFMIAVVCFSIAAWLVEGFRLRYGIWSAVIGAFSLTIINSLIYKLLNV; encoded by the coding sequence ATGAATATAGTGACGCTTTTAATTGTTTGGCTAGTAACAGCTATCAGCCTGTTAATAATTAGTAAATTGCCTTTGGGAGTTGAAATCGACACTCCTGGCAAAGCCTTCCTTTCTGCCGCAGTGCTTGGTATCGTGACGGCAATAGTCAGACCGATTTTAAGGCTCGTTTTTGCCGTACCAAATTTACTCACATTAGACTTGTTATCCGGCATTTTCACATTTATGATTGCCGTGGTTTGTTTTAGTATTGCTGCTTGGTTAGTAGAGGGCTTTCGCTTGCGTTACGGGATTTGGAGTGCTGTTATTGGAGCATTTTCGCTGACTATAATTAACAGCTTAATCTACAAATTATTGAACGTATAA
- a CDS encoding MotA/TolQ/ExbB proton channel family protein — protein MDILDLFYKGGPAMWPLLVLSILSLSVIFERLWFWLRIFAQEKQIVDRVVDAAQDNWEVAADIARQASNQPVGRFLYAPLRLAKSDAETFRLALEATAEDELAGMRRGEKLLEAVIALAPLLGLLGTVLGLIQSLRSIRIGDLGTESTAGVTTGIGESLISTATGLIVAIISLVFYRLFQSFVVNQVKVFRKAGNEMELLYRQSPPNFSNSASTIVRENITPPRKPGKTRVSESPEPPNTPN, from the coding sequence GTGGATATTTTAGATTTGTTTTATAAAGGCGGGCCAGCAATGTGGCCTCTGCTTGTTCTGTCGATTCTGTCTTTGAGTGTGATTTTCGAGCGTTTGTGGTTCTGGTTGCGAATTTTTGCTCAGGAAAAGCAAATAGTCGATCGCGTTGTGGATGCTGCCCAGGATAATTGGGAAGTAGCTGCGGACATTGCAAGACAAGCAAGCAATCAGCCTGTCGGACGTTTTCTCTACGCCCCTCTACGTTTAGCGAAAAGTGATGCGGAAACCTTTCGGCTAGCATTAGAGGCTACGGCGGAAGACGAATTAGCGGGGATGCGGCGGGGCGAAAAACTTTTAGAAGCCGTGATTGCTCTAGCGCCTCTGCTGGGATTGTTAGGTACGGTTTTAGGTTTAATCCAGTCTCTACGCTCAATTAGAATTGGCGATTTGGGAACTGAATCTACTGCTGGGGTGACTACTGGTATTGGTGAATCCTTAATTAGTACTGCAACTGGGCTAATAGTTGCCATCATTAGTTTGGTATTTTACCGCTTATTTCAAAGTTTTGTTGTCAACCAAGTTAAAGTTTTTCGGAAGGCAGGAAATGAGATGGAATTGCTCTATCGTCAATCTCCTCCTAACTTTAGCAATAGTGCATCAACAATTGTTCGGGAAAATATCACTCCACCCCGCAAGCCAGGAAAGACTAGAGTTTCTGAATCTCCTGAACCCCCGAATACACCTAATTAA
- the trmB gene encoding tRNA (guanosine(46)-N7)-methyltransferase TrmB, with translation MAAVRVRQHVNPLGKKYQTPASPLDWEKIYAKPNQPLHLDIGCAKGLFLLNMAKIEPNWNYLGLEIREPLVAEANKLGSELALTNLHYLFCNVNNSLHSLLSSLPPGSLQRVTIQFPDPWFKTRHAKRRVVQAELVADLANYLAVGGVVFLQSDMEFVAVEMRDRFAANSAFQKVGTEEWLAENPLPVSTEREIGTQKKGEPIYRALFERVRSTE, from the coding sequence TTGGCAGCAGTCCGAGTCCGCCAACATGTTAATCCACTTGGTAAAAAGTATCAAACACCAGCAAGTCCGCTTGACTGGGAAAAAATTTATGCAAAGCCAAATCAACCACTACATTTAGATATTGGCTGCGCTAAAGGACTATTTTTGCTGAATATGGCTAAGATAGAACCCAACTGGAATTATTTAGGCTTGGAAATTCGAGAACCGCTAGTGGCGGAGGCAAATAAGTTAGGTTCTGAGTTAGCTTTGACAAATCTGCATTATTTATTTTGCAATGTAAATAACTCACTGCACTCACTTTTATCTTCCCTCCCTCCAGGAAGTTTACAACGCGTTACAATTCAATTCCCCGATCCTTGGTTTAAAACCCGCCATGCTAAACGTCGTGTAGTGCAAGCAGAATTAGTGGCAGACTTAGCTAATTATCTTGCGGTTGGGGGAGTTGTGTTTCTGCAATCAGATATGGAATTTGTCGCTGTGGAAATGCGCGATCGCTTTGCTGCTAATTCAGCTTTTCAGAAAGTTGGTACAGAAGAATGGTTGGCTGAAAATCCCCTACCAGTTTCCACAGAAAGGGAAATAGGCACGCAAAAAAAAGGTGAACCTATTTATCGGGCTTTGTTTGAAAGGGTGAGAAGTACAGAATAG
- the aroC gene encoding chorismate synthase: MGNTFGHLFRITTFGESHGGGVGVVIDGCPPQLEISAEEIQVELDRRRPGQSKITTPRKEADTCEILSGVFEGKTLGTPIAILVRNKDARSQDYDEMAEKYRPSHADATYDAKYGIRNWQGGGRSSARETIGRVAAGAIAKKILRQVANVEVIGYVKRIKDLEGVVDPNTVTLEQVESNIVRCPDAECSDRMIELIEQVGRLGDSIGGVVECVARNVPKGLGEPVFDKLEADIAKGVMSLPASKGFEIGSGFGGTLLTGIEHNDEYYIDENGEIRTVTNRSGGIQGGISNGENIILRVAFKPTATIRKEQKTVTREGEETLLAAKGRHDPCVLPRAVPMVEAMVALVLCDHLLRHHAQCKVL; the protein is encoded by the coding sequence ATGGGCAACACTTTTGGTCATCTATTTCGCATCACTACTTTTGGTGAATCTCACGGCGGCGGTGTGGGGGTTGTGATTGATGGTTGTCCTCCACAACTAGAAATTTCGGCCGAAGAAATTCAAGTAGAATTAGATAGAAGGCGTCCGGGACAAAGCAAAATTACTACCCCTCGCAAAGAAGCAGATACCTGCGAGATTTTATCAGGGGTATTTGAAGGCAAAACATTAGGAACGCCTATAGCGATTTTGGTACGCAACAAAGATGCTCGTTCGCAAGATTACGACGAGATGGCCGAGAAGTATCGCCCTTCTCATGCGGATGCAACTTATGATGCAAAATATGGCATTCGTAATTGGCAAGGCGGGGGTAGGTCGTCAGCACGTGAGACAATTGGCAGAGTAGCAGCAGGTGCGATCGCTAAAAAAATTCTCCGTCAAGTTGCCAATGTTGAAGTTATTGGTTACGTCAAGCGCATTAAGGACTTGGAAGGTGTAGTCGATCCAAATACTGTCACCTTAGAACAAGTGGAAAGCAACATCGTTCGCTGTCCCGATGCTGAATGTAGCGATCGCATGATTGAATTAATTGAGCAAGTTGGGAGACTTGGTGATTCTATCGGCGGTGTCGTAGAATGTGTAGCGCGTAACGTACCGAAAGGTTTGGGCGAGCCAGTATTTGATAAATTGGAAGCTGATATCGCTAAGGGTGTGATGTCTCTTCCTGCTAGCAAAGGCTTTGAAATCGGTTCCGGTTTTGGCGGGACGTTGTTAACGGGAATTGAGCATAACGACGAATATTATATTGATGAAAATGGTGAAATTCGCACTGTAACTAACCGTTCTGGTGGTATTCAAGGGGGAATTTCTAACGGGGAAAATATCATTTTACGAGTTGCATTTAAGCCGACGGCGACAATTAGAAAAGAGCAAAAGACAGTAACTCGTGAAGGTGAAGAAACTCTATTGGCTGCGAAAGGACGACACGATCCTTGTGTGTTACCGCGTGCAGTTCCAATGGTTGAGGCGATGGTGGCGCTGGTATTGTGTGACCATTTGTTACGGCATCATGCACAGTGTAAGGTGTTGTAG
- the psbA gene encoding photosystem II q(b) protein codes for MTATIQRRESANVWERFCNWITSTNNRIYIGWFGVVMIPTLLAATACFVIAFIAAPPVDIDGIREPVAGSLIYGNNIISGAVVPSSNAIGLHFYPIWEAASLDEWLYNGGPYQLVIFHFLIGVFCYLGREWELSYRLGMRPWIAIAYSAPVAAASAVFLVYPIGQGSFSDGMPLGISGTFNFMIVFQAEHNILMHPFHQLGVAGVFGGSLFSAMHGSLVTSSLVRETTETESQNYGYKFGQEEETYNIVAAHGYFGRLIFQYASFNNSRSLHFFLAAWPVIGIWFTALGVSTMAFNLNGFNFNQSIIDSEGRVIATWADVINRANLGMEVMHERNAHNFPLDLAAGDFAPVALTAPAING; via the coding sequence ATGACAGCAACCATTCAACGTCGCGAAAGCGCCAACGTATGGGAGCGGTTCTGCAATTGGATCACCAGCACCAACAACCGCATTTACATCGGTTGGTTCGGCGTAGTCATGATTCCAACCCTGCTAGCCGCTACCGCCTGCTTCGTAATCGCCTTCATCGCTGCTCCTCCAGTAGACATCGATGGTATCCGTGAACCAGTTGCAGGTTCATTAATCTATGGAAACAACATCATCTCCGGTGCAGTTGTTCCTTCCTCCAACGCAATCGGCTTGCACTTCTACCCAATTTGGGAAGCAGCATCCTTAGACGAGTGGTTGTACAACGGTGGCCCTTACCAATTGGTAATTTTCCACTTCCTGATTGGCGTATTCTGCTACTTAGGTCGTGAATGGGAACTATCTTACCGCTTAGGTATGCGTCCTTGGATTGCTATAGCTTATTCTGCTCCAGTAGCAGCAGCAAGTGCAGTCTTCTTGGTATACCCCATCGGACAAGGATCATTCTCAGATGGTATGCCTTTGGGTATTTCTGGAACCTTCAACTTCATGATCGTGTTCCAAGCAGAACACAACATCTTGATGCACCCCTTCCACCAACTTGGCGTAGCTGGTGTATTCGGTGGTTCCTTGTTCTCTGCAATGCACGGTTCTTTGGTAACTTCCTCCTTGGTTCGTGAAACAACCGAAACCGAATCTCAAAACTACGGTTACAAATTCGGTCAAGAAGAAGAAACATACAACATCGTTGCCGCCCACGGTTACTTCGGTCGTCTCATCTTCCAATACGCTTCATTCAACAACAGCCGTTCACTGCACTTCTTCTTAGCAGCATGGCCTGTAATCGGCATCTGGTTCACCGCCTTGGGTGTAAGCACAATGGCGTTCAACTTGAACGGTTTCAACTTCAACCAATCAATCATTGACTCTGAAGGTCGTGTGATTGCAACTTGGGCAGACGTAATCAACCGCGCTAACCTGGGTATGGAAGTAATGCACGAGCGCAACGCTCACAACTTCCCTCTTGATTTGGCTGCTGGTGACTTTGCTCCTGTGGCTCTAACCGCTCCTGCTATCAACGGTTAA
- a CDS encoding DUF2834 domain-containing protein, which produces MVRKIAFGLLWLGLVVYAFFLAPPEQPGTLELIKNLSLGQWEGIKPLVIALFNIMGIWPLIYSGVLFIDGRGQKIPAWLFAIPSFAVGAFALLPYLALREPNNEFVGKKNILLKLLDSRVTGFVLIVGTVILVAYGLKGGDWGSFVQEWQTNRFIHVMSLDFCLLSLLFPALLGDDMARRGWKNSQFFWLIALIPLFGPLIYLSVRPPLQEVGVESISNQPVAN; this is translated from the coding sequence ATGGTTAGAAAAATTGCCTTTGGCTTGCTGTGGCTGGGATTGGTTGTCTATGCTTTTTTCCTTGCGCCTCCTGAGCAACCCGGTACATTGGAGTTAATTAAAAACCTTTCTCTTGGGCAGTGGGAGGGCATTAAACCATTAGTCATAGCACTATTCAACATCATGGGCATCTGGCCTCTAATTTACAGCGGAGTATTGTTTATTGATGGTAGAGGGCAAAAAATACCTGCTTGGCTGTTTGCGATCCCTTCTTTCGCAGTTGGTGCTTTTGCCTTGTTACCCTACTTAGCCCTTAGAGAACCAAATAATGAGTTTGTTGGTAAAAAGAATATCTTGCTTAAGCTGCTAGATTCTCGTGTTACTGGTTTTGTATTGATAGTAGGCACAGTTATTCTAGTTGCTTACGGTTTAAAAGGAGGAGATTGGGGCAGTTTTGTCCAAGAGTGGCAAACTAACCGCTTTATCCATGTAATGAGTTTAGATTTTTGTCTACTTTCCCTACTCTTTCCCGCATTGCTGGGAGATGATATGGCGCGTCGCGGTTGGAAAAATTCGCAGTTTTTCTGGTTAATAGCCTTGATACCGCTATTTGGTCCATTGATTTATTTATCTGTGCGTCCACCTTTACAAGAAGTGGGTGTAGAGTCCATATCCAACCAGCCAGTGGCGAATTAA